The following are encoded in a window of Mumia flava genomic DNA:
- a CDS encoding TadE/TadG family type IV pilus assembly protein: protein MTRWWRDRAAGRERGSMAVEVVIFIPVLFMFTLLVVAGGRYVSVKGDMEAAARDAARAASFARDVPSARARASTVATQALDGFASCDVDQISGSFTEGGVVDVTLRCAVPNDGLGLIGLSGTQTLTATGSAPIDTYRRFG, encoded by the coding sequence GTGACCCGGTGGTGGCGCGACCGTGCCGCGGGCCGCGAGCGGGGCTCGATGGCCGTCGAGGTGGTGATCTTCATCCCGGTGCTCTTCATGTTCACGCTCCTCGTCGTCGCGGGCGGTCGCTACGTGTCCGTCAAGGGCGACATGGAGGCCGCAGCCCGCGACGCGGCCCGGGCGGCGTCGTTCGCGCGGGACGTGCCGAGCGCACGGGCCCGGGCGAGCACGGTCGCGACCCAGGCGCTCGACGGGTTCGCGTCGTGCGACGTCGACCAGATCTCCGGATCCTTCACCGAGGGCGGCGTCGTCGACGTCACCCTGCGGTGCGCGGTCCCGAACGACGGCCTCGGGCTGATCGGGCTGTCGGGCACCCAGACCCTGACCGCGACCGGGAGCGCCCCGATCGACACCTACCGGAGGTTCGGATGA
- a CDS encoding cysteine desulfurase, whose amino-acid sequence MTGTGFYDVARVREDFPILRRRLAGDRPLVYLDSANTSQKPQQVVDAMAEHYLQHNANVARAMHQLGAEATEAFEGARDKVAAFVNAPSRDEIVFTRNASEALNLVANALRNATGDLAVGPGDEIVISELEHHSNIVPWQLLCERTGATLRWFRLTDEGRLDLDDLDTLVNERTKIVSVAWVSNMLGTVTPLETIIARAHAVGALVMVDASQAVPQLPVDLTALGADLVAFTGHKMVGPTGIGVLWGRRTVLEALPPFLGGGEMIETVTMERSTYAPPPAKFEAGTPPIAQAVGLGAAVDYLSAIGMDAIAAHEREITAYALKRLQSIDGVTIVGPSEPVERGGAISFTLDGVHPHDVAQILDSQGIAIRAGHHCAKPAHRRFGVQSTTRASFYLYTTLEEIDALAEGIVHTQKYFKVM is encoded by the coding sequence ATGACGGGCACCGGCTTCTACGACGTCGCGCGGGTTCGGGAGGACTTCCCGATCCTGCGCCGTCGCCTGGCCGGTGACCGCCCGCTGGTGTATCTCGACTCGGCGAACACCTCGCAGAAGCCGCAGCAGGTGGTCGACGCGATGGCCGAGCACTACCTGCAGCACAACGCGAACGTCGCCCGCGCGATGCACCAGCTGGGCGCCGAGGCGACGGAGGCGTTCGAGGGGGCGCGGGACAAGGTCGCGGCGTTCGTGAACGCGCCCTCGCGCGACGAGATCGTGTTCACCCGCAACGCCTCCGAGGCGCTCAACCTGGTCGCGAACGCCCTGCGCAACGCCACCGGCGACCTCGCGGTCGGGCCCGGCGACGAGATCGTGATCTCCGAGCTGGAGCACCACTCGAACATCGTCCCGTGGCAGCTCCTCTGCGAGCGCACCGGCGCGACGCTGCGGTGGTTCCGGCTGACCGACGAGGGCCGGCTCGACCTGGACGACCTCGACACGCTGGTCAACGAGCGGACGAAGATCGTCTCCGTCGCCTGGGTCTCGAACATGCTCGGCACGGTGACGCCGCTGGAGACGATCATCGCGCGGGCCCACGCGGTCGGTGCGCTGGTGATGGTCGACGCGTCGCAGGCCGTCCCGCAGCTGCCGGTGGACCTCACCGCCCTCGGAGCGGACCTCGTGGCCTTCACCGGCCACAAGATGGTCGGCCCGACGGGCATCGGCGTGCTCTGGGGCCGCCGTACGGTCCTCGAGGCCCTGCCGCCGTTCCTCGGCGGCGGCGAGATGATCGAGACCGTCACGATGGAGCGCTCGACGTACGCCCCGCCACCGGCGAAGTTCGAGGCCGGGACACCGCCGATCGCGCAGGCCGTGGGTCTGGGCGCGGCGGTCGACTACCTGTCCGCGATCGGGATGGACGCCATCGCCGCGCACGAGCGGGAGATCACCGCGTACGCCCTGAAGCGGCTGCAGTCGATCGACGGCGTGACGATCGTCGGTCCGAGCGAGCCCGTCGAGCGCGGGGGAGCGATCAGCTTCACCCTGGACGGGGTCCACCCGCACGACGTGGCGCAGATCCTGGACTCCCAGGGGATCGCGATCCGCGCGGGGCACCACTGCGCGAAGCCCGCCCACCGGCGCTTCGGCGTGCAGTCCACCACGCGGGCGTCGTTCTACCTCTACACGACGCTGGAGGAGATCGACGCGCTCGCCGAGGGAATCGTCCACACGCAGAAGTACTTCAAGGTGATGTGA
- a CDS encoding SAF domain-containing protein — protein sequence MSTESTRASGTSVHDRQRDRAERGVRTRDAMAALRNDRPSPPRRRRPAMVALSILLIIGGAAIAGLLALNLDSREPVLVLAQDVPAGTEITTDLLRTTPVASEGLQLVPEDQAAEVLGTYTRVPVSQGQLLDVTMLTTAEPMGEGRAQVGVPMTAGLVPPGLRSGDEVRLVRTGTSAGDQVTPLAIGLVLSTSAEEGGGLTGGEGGDGSATVLVDADSADAVVDAAGSNLLGIALVRRGVAIDDADLRALGDG from the coding sequence ATGTCCACCGAGTCCACGCGCGCGTCGGGTACGTCGGTCCACGACCGGCAGCGCGACCGTGCCGAGCGGGGCGTCCGGACGCGCGATGCGATGGCCGCCCTCCGCAACGACCGACCGTCGCCGCCGCGCCGACGCCGCCCCGCGATGGTTGCCCTCAGCATCCTCCTGATCATCGGTGGGGCCGCGATCGCGGGCCTCCTGGCGCTCAACCTCGACTCGCGCGAGCCGGTGCTCGTGCTGGCGCAGGACGTGCCGGCCGGCACCGAGATCACCACCGACCTGCTGCGGACGACCCCGGTCGCCAGCGAAGGACTCCAGCTCGTGCCCGAGGACCAGGCCGCCGAGGTGCTCGGGACCTACACACGGGTGCCGGTGAGCCAGGGACAGCTGCTCGACGTCACGATGCTGACCACCGCCGAGCCGATGGGGGAGGGCCGCGCCCAGGTCGGCGTCCCGATGACGGCGGGTCTCGTACCGCCGGGCCTGCGCTCCGGCGACGAGGTCAGGCTGGTCCGGACCGGCACGTCGGCCGGCGACCAGGTGACGCCGCTCGCCATCGGACTGGTCCTCAGCACGTCGGCCGAGGAAGGCGGCGGCCTGACCGGCGGCGAGGGCGGCGACGGATCGGCGACCGTGCTGGTCGACGCCGACTCCGCGGACGCCGTCGTGGACGCCGCGGGGAGCAACCTCCTCGGCATCGCGCTGGTCCGCCGCGGCGTGGCGATCGACGACGCCGACCTGCGCGCCCTCGGGGACGGCTGA
- a CDS encoding type II secretion system F family protein, whose amino-acid sequence MMLVMLAGALCGLGVLTLVLQFDHGTGTAASELARLDAARRRSSTHLSLTADRRHQDESLRVRRLGSRIATLLELRGWRLPAGVRADLAVMGRSVEAHLGMTVMGALAGLFAPGIALIPAVLFFGVGFNLPIWLAGLGALVGAALVTLQLASEAADRRRDFKHVVSAFLDLVSMNLAGGRGVPESLSAAAALSDGWAMVRIRDTIESARLQGVTPWAALGDLGEEMAVEELRDLAAALALVAEDGAQVRQSLAARAASMRQRELSDIEGRAAERSQSMLVAQLLLCVGFLLFLIYPAVAEVVGL is encoded by the coding sequence ATGATGCTCGTCATGCTGGCCGGGGCGCTGTGCGGGCTCGGGGTGCTCACGCTCGTGCTTCAGTTCGACCACGGCACCGGCACCGCAGCCTCGGAGCTGGCCCGGCTCGACGCGGCCCGTCGCCGCTCGTCGACCCACCTCAGCCTGACCGCCGACCGTCGCCACCAGGACGAGTCGCTCCGGGTCCGCCGCCTCGGGTCGCGGATCGCGACCCTCCTCGAGTTGCGGGGCTGGCGCCTGCCGGCCGGTGTCCGGGCCGACCTGGCGGTGATGGGGCGCTCGGTCGAGGCGCACCTCGGCATGACCGTGATGGGGGCCCTGGCCGGGCTGTTCGCCCCGGGCATCGCGCTCATCCCGGCCGTGCTCTTCTTCGGTGTGGGCTTCAACCTGCCGATCTGGCTCGCCGGGCTCGGCGCCCTGGTCGGTGCCGCGCTCGTCACGCTCCAGCTCGCGAGCGAGGCGGCCGATCGACGCCGCGACTTCAAGCACGTGGTCAGCGCCTTCCTCGACCTGGTCTCGATGAACCTCGCGGGTGGGCGCGGTGTGCCCGAGTCGCTGTCGGCCGCGGCCGCCCTGAGCGACGGCTGGGCGATGGTGCGGATCCGCGACACGATCGAGTCCGCCCGGCTCCAGGGCGTGACCCCGTGGGCCGCGCTCGGGGATCTCGGCGAGGAGATGGCGGTCGAGGAGCTCCGCGATCTCGCAGCAGCGCTCGCGCTCGTCGCCGAGGACGGCGCGCAGGTGCGCCAGTCGCTGGCCGCCCGCGCCGCCTCCATGCGCCAGCGCGAACTGTCCGACATCGAGGGACGGGCCGCAGAGCGTTCGCAGTCGATGCTCGTCGCCCAGCTCCTGCTGTGCGTCGGTTTCCTGCTGTTCCTCATCTATCCGGCCGTCGCCGAGGTCGTCGGCCTCTGA
- a CDS encoding putative T7SS-secreted protein, producing MAPTSAADYPTLGFDPAPGDVVAVDGLVLTLKNVSGALDEVANVLHGSADGRWRGKAAEAFRDLLDDELRPKVDDAHQAFGDAHRHLGSWATSLESYQRRAERLESDAAAAQQRADAAQATLDGLPAAPTPGAAPPDDPEEARRQREQQTRRTGARTDLGNADADVASARERARTLHGEYEQRGRDLARLLEGAVDIAPSEPGWLDRIGDAIGDFFEAIDDFLADIGDALIELLAEFAPLLALIGDIAGLLSTVLGLLALIPGLQFLAVPALILGGVALLSHYLAAVGETGSFLEALKDPAVIMDAVALALGGGAFALGAKLTGVARASGNTRMVPQLIGGAREVPYGFFNIARGTVTSMEMPELVVRTINLHVSWGSFGAVGAGAQGNANLLGRLFSGDVGPMRDTSPVAS from the coding sequence GTGGCCCCCACGAGCGCAGCGGACTATCCGACCCTGGGATTCGACCCGGCACCCGGCGACGTCGTCGCCGTCGACGGTCTCGTCCTCACCCTGAAGAACGTCTCCGGGGCCCTGGACGAGGTCGCGAACGTGCTCCACGGGTCGGCCGACGGCCGGTGGCGCGGGAAGGCCGCCGAAGCCTTCCGCGACCTGCTCGACGACGAGCTCCGACCGAAGGTCGACGACGCCCACCAGGCGTTCGGCGACGCGCACCGCCACCTCGGCTCCTGGGCCACGAGCCTCGAGAGCTACCAGAGGCGTGCGGAGCGGCTGGAGAGCGACGCGGCCGCCGCACAGCAGCGTGCCGACGCGGCGCAGGCGACCCTCGACGGGCTCCCGGCGGCCCCCACGCCCGGCGCTGCGCCTCCCGACGACCCCGAGGAGGCCCGCCGGCAGCGCGAGCAGCAGACCCGGAGGACCGGAGCCCGGACCGACCTCGGCAACGCCGACGCCGACGTCGCGAGCGCCCGCGAACGCGCCCGGACGCTGCACGGGGAGTACGAGCAGCGCGGTCGCGACCTCGCCCGCCTCCTCGAGGGTGCGGTCGACATCGCTCCGTCCGAGCCCGGCTGGCTGGACAGGATCGGTGACGCGATCGGCGACTTCTTCGAGGCGATCGACGACTTCCTCGCCGACATCGGCGACGCGCTGATCGAGCTGCTCGCGGAGTTCGCCCCGCTGCTCGCCCTGATCGGCGACATCGCCGGGCTGCTGAGCACCGTGCTGGGCCTCCTGGCCCTCATCCCCGGTCTCCAGTTCCTCGCCGTGCCCGCACTGATCCTCGGCGGCGTGGCCCTGCTGAGCCACTACCTCGCGGCGGTCGGCGAGACCGGCAGCTTCCTGGAGGCGCTCAAGGACCCGGCCGTGATCATGGACGCGGTCGCCCTCGCGCTCGGGGGTGGCGCCTTCGCCCTCGGCGCGAAGCTCACCGGCGTCGCCCGGGCGTCGGGCAACACCCGGATGGTGCCGCAGCTGATCGGCGGCGCACGCGAGGTCCCGTACGGCTTCTTCAACATCGCCCGCGGCACCGTCACCTCGATGGAGATGCCCGAGCTCGTCGTCCGCACGATCAACCTGCACGTCAGCTGGGGCTCGTTCGGCGCCGTCGGCGCGGGCGCCCAGGGCAACGCGAACCTCCTGGGACGGCTGTTCAGCGGTGACGTCGGACCGATGCGCGACACCTCCCCGGTGGCGTCGTGA
- a CDS encoding TadE/TadG family type IV pilus assembly protein, which translates to MTQQRRRDERGTSAIELVLYMPLLMIAILLTVQFALVYLGNQAVSAAAREAGRTARVTGDTVAAEARGASYASTVGGGLIDDIDVQVVQVGDDEMRATVTAHAVRLLPFLGVTDLSEEVQGPIEQFQEDAP; encoded by the coding sequence GTGACACAGCAGCGGCGACGCGACGAACGGGGCACCAGCGCCATCGAGCTGGTGCTCTACATGCCGCTGCTCATGATCGCGATCCTGCTGACCGTCCAGTTCGCCCTCGTCTACCTCGGCAACCAGGCCGTCTCGGCCGCGGCTCGTGAAGCGGGCCGTACGGCCCGGGTGACCGGCGACACGGTCGCGGCCGAGGCCCGCGGCGCGTCGTACGCCAGCACGGTCGGTGGCGGTCTGATCGACGACATCGACGTCCAGGTCGTCCAGGTCGGCGACGACGAGATGCGTGCGACCGTGACGGCCCACGCCGTACGCCTGCTGCCGTTCCTCGGCGTCACCGACCTGAGCGAAGAGGTCCAGGGCCCGATCGAGCAGTTCCAGGAGGACGCGCCGTGA
- a CDS encoding type II secretion system F family protein: MSAQILLLALTGALIGGGVLMLIWAMTAREPDREVAASSGLVDGMRTLGTRLPIAVGVGLAVLLFTRWPVLAIALGALVFFAPMLMGGAAHEKQAMARLEGLAAWTESLRDTIAGAVGLEQAIPATAYAASPAIQPQLIALSDRLRMRTPLPTALQQFADDLDDPSADLVIATLMLNARLRGPGLRDVLSSLADSAREELEMRRRVNAGRASTRRSVQIVVGITVVFVGGLIVFNRDYLAPYSTPAGQLVLLLILGLFALGFLWMRRLAVFELPQRFLFTTADGGRR, encoded by the coding sequence ATGTCCGCCCAGATCCTGCTGCTCGCCCTCACCGGCGCCCTGATCGGCGGTGGCGTGCTGATGCTGATCTGGGCGATGACCGCGCGGGAGCCGGACCGCGAGGTCGCCGCGAGCAGCGGCCTGGTCGACGGGATGCGGACCCTGGGGACGCGCCTGCCGATCGCTGTCGGCGTGGGCCTCGCGGTGCTGCTCTTCACCCGGTGGCCGGTGCTCGCGATCGCGCTCGGCGCTCTCGTCTTCTTCGCGCCGATGCTGATGGGAGGCGCGGCCCACGAGAAGCAGGCCATGGCACGCCTCGAGGGCCTGGCCGCGTGGACCGAGTCGCTGCGCGACACGATCGCCGGTGCGGTCGGGCTGGAGCAGGCGATCCCCGCGACCGCGTACGCCGCCTCGCCCGCGATCCAGCCGCAGCTGATCGCGCTGTCGGACCGGCTTCGGATGCGTACGCCCCTCCCGACGGCGCTGCAGCAGTTCGCCGACGATCTCGACGACCCCAGCGCCGACCTCGTGATCGCGACCCTGATGCTCAACGCCCGCCTGCGGGGACCCGGCCTGCGTGACGTGCTGTCCTCGCTGGCGGACTCGGCCCGCGAGGAGCTCGAGATGCGGCGTCGTGTCAACGCCGGACGCGCGAGCACCCGCCGGAGCGTGCAGATCGTCGTCGGCATCACGGTCGTGTTCGTCGGCGGTCTGATCGTGTTCAACCGCGACTACCTCGCCCCGTACTCCACACCGGCCGGCCAGCTCGTGCTGCTGCTCATCCTCGGGCTGTTCGCGCTGGGCTTCCTGTGGATGCGTCGGCTCGCGGTCTTCGAGCTGCCGCAGCGCTTCCTCTTCACGACGGCCGACGGAGGCCGCCGATGA
- a CDS encoding CpaF family protein: MDQMLLRRLRSEVADAVSRQRREDADSGLPPMSSEDERQYARAVIARVIEAHARAEISAGRTPPDTLEESELADGIHAALYGVGRLQPLLDDPEVENIDINGCDDVFVGYADGEERKLPPIADSDDELIELVQVLAAHSGLTSRPFDTANPQLDLRLPDGSRLSAVMGVTQRPSLSIRRARLSRVSLDLLVDNGTLSPDLAAFLSAAVRARKNIMIAGATNAGKTTLLRALANEIEPHERLITVERALELGLGEFADLHPNVVAFEERLPNSEGRGYIGMADLVRRSLRMNPSRVIVGEVLGDEIVTMLNAMSQGNDGSLSTIHANSSLEVFNRICTYAIQSAERLPADATMMLIAGAIDFVVFVQRRNDYADGGTLRRMVTSVREVNGVDGRVLSSEVFAEGHDGAVPAAAISCLDELVRVGYQPASFHQGVH; encoded by the coding sequence ATGGATCAGATGCTGCTGCGCCGGCTGCGCAGCGAGGTCGCGGACGCGGTCTCGCGTCAGCGCCGCGAGGACGCGGACTCGGGTCTGCCGCCGATGTCGAGCGAGGACGAGCGTCAGTACGCCCGCGCCGTCATCGCCCGCGTGATCGAGGCTCACGCCCGGGCGGAGATCTCGGCGGGGCGCACGCCGCCGGACACCCTCGAGGAGTCCGAGCTCGCCGACGGCATCCACGCCGCCCTGTACGGCGTGGGCCGCCTCCAGCCGCTGCTGGACGACCCCGAGGTCGAGAACATCGACATCAACGGCTGCGACGACGTCTTCGTGGGGTACGCCGACGGTGAGGAGCGCAAGCTGCCGCCGATCGCGGACAGCGACGACGAGCTGATCGAGCTCGTGCAGGTGCTGGCCGCGCACTCCGGCCTGACCAGCCGGCCGTTCGACACCGCGAACCCTCAGCTCGACCTGCGGCTGCCCGACGGGAGCCGGCTGTCGGCCGTGATGGGGGTGACCCAGCGGCCGTCGCTCTCGATCCGGCGGGCCCGGTTGTCGCGGGTCAGTCTCGACCTGCTGGTCGACAACGGCACGCTGTCGCCGGACCTGGCAGCGTTCCTGTCCGCGGCCGTGCGCGCCCGCAAGAACATCATGATCGCCGGCGCCACCAACGCCGGGAAGACGACGCTCCTGCGGGCGCTCGCGAACGAGATCGAGCCGCACGAGCGCCTCATCACCGTCGAGCGGGCGCTCGAGCTCGGGCTCGGCGAGTTCGCGGACCTCCACCCGAACGTCGTCGCGTTCGAGGAGCGCCTCCCGAACTCCGAGGGTCGCGGCTACATCGGGATGGCCGACCTGGTCCGCCGGTCGCTGCGCATGAACCCGAGCCGGGTCATCGTGGGCGAGGTGCTCGGCGACGAGATCGTCACGATGCTCAACGCCATGAGCCAGGGCAACGACGGGTCGCTGTCGACGATCCACGCGAACTCCTCGCTCGAGGTCTTCAACCGCATCTGCACGTACGCGATCCAGTCGGCGGAGCGGCTGCCGGCCGACGCGACGATGATGCTGATCGCCGGTGCGATCGACTTCGTCGTCTTCGTCCAGCGCCGCAACGACTACGCCGACGGCGGGACCCTGCGCCGGATGGTGACCTCCGTGCGCGAGGTCAACGGCGTGGACGGGCGCGTGCTGTCCAGCGAGGTGTTCGCCGAGGGCCACGACGGTGCCGTCCCGGCCGCGGCGATCAGCTGCCTCGACGAGCTCGTGCGGGTCGGCTACCAGCCGGCGTCGTTCCACCAGGGCGTGCACTGA
- a CDS encoding metal-sulfur cluster assembly factor: MSETHTDQSPATEAASDLPEVDLSPAGTSTTTAEDVTEAMKDVVDPELGINVVDLGLVYGVEMEGSNNATIDMTLTSAACPLTDVIEDQTRSALEGIVNEFRINWVWMPPWGPDKITEDGREMLRALGFNV, from the coding sequence ATGAGCGAGACCCACACCGACCAGTCGCCGGCGACCGAGGCTGCGAGCGACCTCCCGGAGGTCGACCTGTCACCGGCCGGGACAAGCACCACGACCGCCGAGGACGTCACCGAGGCGATGAAGGACGTCGTCGACCCCGAGCTGGGGATCAACGTCGTCGACCTCGGCCTCGTCTACGGCGTCGAGATGGAGGGCTCGAACAACGCCACCATCGACATGACCCTGACGTCGGCGGCGTGCCCGCTGACCGACGTGATCGAGGACCAGACCCGCAGCGCCCTCGAGGGCATCGTGAACGAGTTCCGGATCAACTGGGTCTGGATGCCGCCGTGGGGCCCGGACAAGATCACCGAGGACGGCCGCGAGATGCTGCGCGCCCTCGGCTTCAACGTCTGA
- the sufC gene encoding Fe-S cluster assembly ATPase SufC, whose amino-acid sequence MSTLEIRDLHVSVDTEDGPKEILKGVDLTVTSGETHAIMGPNGSGKSTLAYSVAGHPKYEITSGTVTLDGIDVLGMTVDERARAGLFLAMQYPVEIPGVSVANFLRASKTAIDGEAPSLRTWVKDVNGAMERMTLDKSFSQRSVNEGFSGGEKKRHEIAQLELLNPKFAILDETDSGLDIDALRIVSDGVNRYTGQGDRGVLLITHYTRILRYIKPDFVHVFVNGKVAESGGADLAEELEANGYDKYTKAAV is encoded by the coding sequence ATGTCCACTCTCGAGATCCGCGACCTGCACGTCTCGGTCGACACCGAGGACGGCCCCAAGGAGATCCTCAAGGGCGTCGACCTGACCGTCACCTCCGGTGAGACCCACGCCATCATGGGCCCGAACGGCTCGGGCAAGTCCACGCTGGCCTACTCGGTCGCGGGCCACCCGAAGTACGAGATCACCTCCGGCACCGTCACGCTGGACGGCATCGACGTGCTCGGCATGACCGTCGACGAGCGCGCCCGCGCCGGCCTGTTCCTCGCGATGCAGTACCCGGTGGAGATCCCGGGCGTCTCGGTCGCGAACTTCCTGCGTGCCTCCAAGACCGCGATCGACGGCGAGGCGCCGTCGCTGCGGACGTGGGTCAAGGACGTCAACGGCGCGATGGAGCGGATGACCCTCGACAAGTCGTTCTCGCAGCGCTCGGTCAACGAGGGCTTCTCGGGCGGAGAGAAGAAGCGCCACGAGATCGCCCAGCTCGAGCTGCTGAACCCGAAGTTCGCGATCCTCGACGAGACCGACTCGGGCCTCGACATCGACGCCCTGCGGATCGTCTCCGACGGCGTGAACCGCTACACCGGCCAGGGCGACCGCGGCGTGCTGCTGATCACGCACTACACGCGGATCCTGCGCTACATCAAGCCGGACTTCGTGCACGTCTTCGTCAACGGCAAGGTCGCCGAGTCGGGCGGCGCGGACCTGGCCGAGGAGCTCGAGGCGAACGGCTACGACAAGTACACCAAGGCAGCGGTCTGA
- a CDS encoding Flp family type IVb pilin, which translates to MFNPLSPLGYLLTMLDVRIRRTRSEEGASAVEWVVIAAIVVGICILVAGFLRDALEGEAKEIGNKIESQ; encoded by the coding sequence ATGTTCAACCCGCTGAGCCCGCTGGGCTATCTGCTCACCATGCTCGACGTGCGCATCCGGCGCACCCGGTCGGAGGAGGGCGCCTCGGCCGTCGAGTGGGTCGTCATCGCGGCTATCGTCGTCGGCATCTGCATCCTCGTCGCCGGCTTCCTGCGCGACGCGCTCGAGGGTGAGGCCAAGGAGATCGGCAACAAGATCGAGAGCCAGTAG
- a CDS encoding non-heme iron oxygenase ferredoxin subunit, whose protein sequence is MDGFSYATDLADVPDGGVVAVEVEGVEIALTRCGEEVFAVRDECSHAAVPLSEGDVEDCTLECWLHGSRFDARTGEVLNLPATEPVPVYPAKVTEDGGVLVDVSSPSI, encoded by the coding sequence ATGGACGGGTTCAGCTACGCGACCGACCTCGCCGACGTCCCCGACGGCGGCGTGGTCGCCGTGGAGGTCGAGGGCGTGGAGATCGCCCTGACCCGCTGCGGCGAGGAGGTCTTCGCGGTGCGCGACGAGTGCTCGCACGCCGCGGTCCCGCTGTCCGAGGGCGACGTCGAGGACTGCACCCTCGAGTGCTGGCTGCACGGCTCGCGCTTCGACGCCCGGACCGGGGAGGTCCTGAACCTCCCGGCGACCGAGCCCGTCCCCGTCTACCCCGCCAAGGTCACCGAGGACGGAGGCGTCCTCGTCGACGTGTCCAGCCCCAGCATCTGA
- the sufU gene encoding Fe-S cluster assembly sulfur transfer protein SufU, with the protein MDVDTLYQEIILDHYKKPHGAGLREPYEAEVHHVNPTCGDEVTLRVHLEGGRVADVSYDAEGCSISQAATSVMYDLVSGKPVTEAMVLLEEFQTLMQGRGKVEPDEETLEDGIAFAGVAQFPARVKCALLGWMAFKDATAQAAGSTSEEER; encoded by the coding sequence ATGGACGTGGACACGCTGTACCAGGAGATCATCCTCGACCACTACAAGAAGCCGCACGGCGCCGGCCTGCGCGAGCCGTACGAGGCCGAGGTCCACCACGTGAACCCGACCTGCGGCGACGAGGTGACCCTGCGGGTGCACCTCGAGGGCGGCAGGGTCGCCGACGTCTCGTACGACGCCGAGGGCTGCTCGATCAGCCAGGCGGCGACCTCGGTGATGTACGACCTCGTGTCCGGCAAGCCGGTCACCGAGGCGATGGTGCTGCTCGAGGAGTTCCAGACCCTGATGCAGGGTCGTGGCAAGGTCGAGCCCGACGAGGAGACGCTCGAGGACGGCATCGCGTTCGCCGGCGTCGCACAGTTCCCCGCGCGCGTGAAGTGCGCGCTGCTGGGGTGGATGGCATTCAAGGACGCGACCGCGCAGGCGGCCGGGTCGACGAGCGAGGAGGAACGATGA
- a CDS encoding acVLRF1 family peptidyl-tRNA hydrolase, whose amino-acid sequence MTWTSPDGAIATYEDEPPLEDFGIVLVRRGGYAVGRVEDGRLVAHKTGTRYVQGRTKAGGWSQQRYARRRANQADALAGSAADHVVRLVPGDLRIAGGGDRALVAQVLTAADRTLDPGLRWLEVKEPRLASLERAVRDVRSYAVVLNEAARAR is encoded by the coding sequence GTGACGTGGACGTCCCCGGACGGCGCGATCGCGACGTACGAGGACGAGCCGCCCCTCGAGGACTTCGGGATCGTCCTGGTCCGCCGCGGCGGGTACGCGGTCGGTCGGGTCGAGGACGGGCGGCTCGTCGCCCACAAGACCGGGACGCGCTACGTGCAGGGCCGGACGAAGGCCGGCGGGTGGAGCCAGCAGCGCTACGCCCGGCGCCGAGCGAACCAGGCGGACGCGCTGGCCGGGTCGGCCGCGGACCACGTCGTACGGCTGGTGCCGGGTGATCTGCGCATCGCCGGCGGGGGAGACCGTGCCCTGGTGGCTCAGGTGCTCACGGCGGCGGACCGCACGCTCGATCCCGGACTTCGGTGGCTGGAGGTGAAGGAGCCGCGGCTCGCGAGTCTCGAGCGTGCGGTGCGCGACGTGCGCTCGTACGCGGTCGTCCTCAACGAGGCTGCACGAGCGCGCTGA